The following are encoded together in the Equus quagga isolate Etosha38 chromosome 1, UCLA_HA_Equagga_1.0, whole genome shotgun sequence genome:
- the SS18L2 gene encoding SS18-like protein 2, whose amino-acid sequence MSVAFVPDWLRGKAEVNQETIQRLLEENDQLIRCIVEYQNKGRANECVQYQHVLHRNLIYLATIADANPTSASKTME is encoded by the exons ATGTCGGTGGCCTTTGTACCGGACTGGCTGAGAGGCAAGGCGGAAGTCAATCAGGAGACCATCCAGCGG CTCCTGGAGGAGAATGACCAGCTGATCCGCTGTATCGTGGAGTATCAGAATAAGGGCCGGGCGAATGAGTGTGTCCA GTACCAGCATGTATTACATAGAAACCTCATTTATTTGGCCACCATCGCAGATGCCAACCCAACCAGTGCTTCAAAAACAATGGAATAA